A section of the Rhodothermus profundi genome encodes:
- a CDS encoding cbb3-type cytochrome c oxidase subunit I: MAEYIAASTPVVADPTPFTLPETQRRLLRWTLYVGYAALTAGIFHGLAQALSYAGIDILGYFPALRSYYQGLTAHGVANAIIFTFSFANAFLPLMVARALSRPLDERLLWASFGTLVLGNLLVIYAVVTNKASVLYTSYAPLQAHWTYYVGLVFVVISTWLALLSMLQIWRAWKREHPEKRMPLLAHISIVSYVMWFLASLPIAVEFLFFLIPWSFGWVERTDPLLTRTLFWFTGHAIVYAWLLPAYVSWYALVPRQAGGKVVSDALTRLVFILFLLLSIPTGFHHQYTDPGIHEGLKFVHAILTFGVFFPSLITAFSVMASLEMGGRAHGGRGLLGWIPKLPWGDPSLSAQLLAMITFVFGGITGLINASFTMNQVIHNTTWVPGHFHMTVGSAVAMTFMGVAYWMVPYLTGKKLWGRKVALASNWIYTIGLFIFARGMISAGLEGMPRRTFLVQAPYMDPDWLVGRVLTGVGGTLMFVGIALFFVVILMTVWKGKPGEAPRDIPWSETLTEPARNGWAAHMDRIGFWVIVAIILIVIAYGPFFLSYLPPNYVSPGFRIF, translated from the coding sequence ATGGCAGAGTACATTGCAGCTTCGACGCCGGTCGTAGCCGATCCGACCCCGTTCACGCTGCCGGAAACGCAGCGCCGGCTGCTGCGCTGGACGCTGTACGTGGGCTACGCGGCGCTAACGGCCGGTATTTTTCATGGACTGGCCCAGGCCCTCTCTTACGCAGGCATTGATATTCTGGGATACTTTCCGGCCCTTCGCAGCTACTATCAGGGGCTGACCGCCCATGGCGTGGCCAACGCCATTATTTTCACCTTCTCCTTTGCCAATGCCTTTCTGCCGCTTATGGTAGCGCGCGCGCTTTCGCGCCCTCTGGATGAGCGGCTGCTCTGGGCCAGCTTTGGCACGCTGGTGCTGGGTAATTTGCTGGTGATCTACGCGGTAGTTACCAACAAAGCAAGCGTGCTGTACACGTCTTACGCGCCCCTTCAGGCGCACTGGACGTACTATGTGGGGCTGGTCTTCGTGGTGATCAGTACATGGCTGGCTTTGCTGAGCATGCTGCAGATCTGGCGCGCCTGGAAACGGGAGCATCCCGAAAAGCGCATGCCGCTGCTGGCCCATATCTCGATCGTTTCCTACGTCATGTGGTTTCTGGCATCGCTACCCATTGCGGTTGAATTTCTGTTCTTTCTGATTCCCTGGTCGTTCGGGTGGGTAGAGCGAACCGACCCCTTACTGACGCGCACGCTTTTCTGGTTTACGGGCCATGCTATCGTGTATGCCTGGCTGTTGCCAGCCTACGTGTCATGGTATGCGCTGGTGCCGCGTCAGGCCGGGGGAAAGGTGGTCAGCGATGCGCTCACGCGCCTGGTGTTTATTCTCTTTTTGCTGCTGTCAATTCCAACCGGCTTTCATCATCAGTACACGGACCCGGGCATCCATGAAGGATTAAAGTTTGTCCATGCTATCCTCACCTTTGGCGTCTTCTTCCCGAGCCTGATCACGGCCTTCAGCGTCATGGCGTCGCTGGAAATGGGCGGTCGGGCGCATGGAGGGCGGGGGTTGCTGGGCTGGATTCCCAAGCTGCCCTGGGGGGATCCCTCGCTGTCGGCGCAACTACTGGCCATGATCACGTTCGTCTTTGGGGGCATCACAGGCCTGATCAATGCCTCGTTCACCATGAACCAGGTCATTCATAACACGACCTGGGTGCCCGGACACTTCCACATGACGGTGGGAAGTGCCGTAGCCATGACGTTCATGGGCGTGGCCTACTGGATGGTTCCCTACCTGACTGGCAAGAAACTCTGGGGACGCAAGGTAGCGCTGGCCTCCAACTGGATCTATACGATTGGCCTGTTTATCTTCGCACGCGGCATGATTTCGGCCGGTCTGGAAGGCATGCCGCGCCGAACGTTTCTGGTGCAGGCTCCCTATATGGACCCAGACTGGCTGGTGGGGCGTGTGCTTACAGGGGTGGGCGGTACGCTCATGTTTGTGGGCATCGCGCTGTTCTTTGTGGTGATTCTCATGACGGTCTGGAAAGGAAAGCCAGGCGAGGCGCCCCGAGATATTCCCTGGTCTGAGACGCTTACGGAGCCAGCCCGGAATGGATGGGCGGCCCATATGGACCGGATCGGCTTCTGGGTTATTGTGGCAATTATCCTGATTGTGATCGCCTACGGTCCGTTCTTCCTGAGCTATCTGCCGCCCAACTACGTCTCGCCAGGATTCCGGATTTTCTGA
- a CDS encoding HAS-barrel domain-containing protein, with protein MPIGEVIESSTRQFVAEVYREQAPPALGSWVQVRQPDGQTVYGLVSHVEIGSVEPGRRPVALGRSPDELRREMPHVLELIRTTFRAQVLAYEEPGGPIRQTLPPYPASIHAFVEVCPPDIVQRLGPPYDFLRTLVQNPDPAVPVDDLLVAVLRQIYNGHRDAEREQALIAAGRVLSRLLRDDHERLQAILRRVV; from the coding sequence ATGCCGATAGGAGAGGTTATCGAGTCAAGCACGCGGCAGTTTGTAGCCGAGGTATACCGGGAACAGGCTCCCCCTGCGCTGGGAAGCTGGGTGCAGGTGAGACAGCCTGATGGGCAGACCGTTTATGGACTGGTCAGCCATGTTGAGATAGGCAGCGTCGAACCCGGACGACGTCCTGTGGCCCTGGGGCGCTCTCCTGACGAACTGCGCCGCGAAATGCCGCACGTACTGGAGTTAATCCGTACGACGTTTCGAGCGCAGGTGCTGGCCTATGAGGAGCCAGGAGGACCGATTCGCCAGACGCTTCCACCGTATCCGGCCAGTATTCACGCGTTTGTCGAAGTCTGTCCGCCCGACATTGTCCAGCGGCTAGGACCACCATACGACTTTCTGCGCACGCTGGTGCAAAACCCCGATCCGGCTGTGCCTGTCGATGATCTGCTGGTGGCCGTGCTGCGGCAAATCTACAATGGCCACAGGGATGCCGAGCGAGAACAGGCACTCATTGCAGCAGGGCGCGTGCTGAGCCGATTGCTACGCGACGACCATGAGCGGCTTCAGGCTATTCTGCGTCGGGTTGTGTGA
- a CDS encoding DNA double-strand break repair nuclease NurA — protein sequence MLDFVRLQQQLQGFATYQQQQRDLLQEKLAAALDTWRAIGDVGELLEQVERARPSWLVARPLGERLQTRVTVPERPAQVTVVAADGSQIFPDRHVEPPCFLLNVGRVAFQLGTHEPVRLESIPRFCFRREELQEVLDERLASVSVEIVSALRDEFELEELLQLAREVRRDGRPLVALLDGTLIRWMIRRLHQRELEERFIQRYVCLLEQFQKARIPVASYISMPGGAEVVNLLRVARGECTPDPPALSLDGLTDRLLFAHLLQPGERSGLFLSGSHIQQAYADPHRIVYTYLSVPGPYGQAEIARVEFPRWVAEQPEWVALICAVLLKECVKGNGYPMVLAEAHEQAVIRAPEREAFYELIGRQLWRGGIAMEQSRKQTSKRRPVL from the coding sequence ATGCTTGATTTTGTGCGTCTTCAGCAGCAACTGCAAGGTTTTGCTACCTACCAGCAGCAACAGCGGGATCTGTTGCAGGAAAAGCTGGCGGCTGCACTGGACACCTGGCGTGCGATAGGGGACGTAGGTGAGCTGCTGGAACAGGTGGAACGCGCTCGGCCAAGCTGGTTGGTAGCCCGGCCGCTGGGCGAGCGGCTCCAGACGCGCGTCACCGTACCAGAGCGGCCCGCGCAGGTAACGGTCGTGGCGGCTGACGGCTCTCAGATCTTCCCAGATCGGCATGTGGAGCCTCCGTGTTTTCTGCTGAACGTAGGGCGGGTAGCTTTCCAACTGGGAACGCACGAGCCGGTTCGGCTCGAATCAATCCCCCGATTTTGCTTCCGTCGGGAGGAGTTACAGGAGGTGCTGGACGAACGACTGGCATCGGTGTCCGTAGAAATAGTTTCAGCCCTGCGGGACGAGTTTGAGTTGGAGGAGCTGCTGCAGTTGGCACGGGAAGTCCGGCGCGATGGCCGCCCTCTGGTTGCGCTGCTGGATGGGACGCTCATTCGCTGGATGATTCGCCGGCTCCACCAACGCGAGCTGGAAGAGCGGTTCATTCAGCGCTATGTGTGCCTGCTGGAGCAGTTTCAGAAGGCCCGGATACCTGTTGCTTCCTACATTAGCATGCCCGGTGGAGCGGAAGTGGTCAATCTATTGCGCGTCGCACGAGGGGAATGCACCCCTGATCCGCCGGCTCTGTCACTGGACGGACTGACCGATCGGTTGCTGTTTGCGCACCTGCTTCAGCCCGGTGAACGTTCCGGGCTATTCCTGTCGGGCTCGCACATTCAACAGGCGTATGCCGATCCGCACCGCATCGTCTATACCTATCTGTCGGTACCAGGACCCTACGGGCAGGCTGAAATTGCTCGGGTTGAATTTCCTCGATGGGTGGCCGAACAGCCCGAGTGGGTGGCGTTGATCTGTGCAGTGTTGCTAAAGGAATGCGTGAAGGGCAACGGCTATCCCATGGTGCTGGCAGAAGCACATGAACAGGCTGTGATTCGAGCGCCGGAACGGGAGGCCTTCTACGAACTGATCGGCCGGCAGCTCTGGCGGGGCGGTATAGCCATGGAGCAGTCCCGTAAGCAGACCAGTAAACGCCGACCAGTACTTTGA
- a CDS encoding NADP-dependent isocitrate dehydrogenase, with translation MSQPQEKHRVTIAYGDGIGPEIMRATLAVLEAAGAPLEYDVIEIGEKVYRQGITSGIPDEAWDVLRRNRVFLKAPITTPQGGGYKSLNVTIRKALGLFANIRPTKSLHPYVETPYPHIDLVIVRENEEDLYAAIEHQQTTEVVQALKLVTRPGSEGIIRYAFEYARAYGRRKVTCMSKDNILKMTDGLFHKIFDEIAAEYPDIEAEHRIIDIGAALVAARPETLDVIVTLNLYGDILSDIAAQVAGSVGLGGSANVGTHAAMFEAIHGSAPDIAGRDIANPSGLLNAAVMMLVHLGLADIAARIENAWLRTIEDGIHTADIYRPGKSKQKVGTQAFAEAVIARLGQNPQHLKPVHFRKPGVSVAIRPTPRQPKQLVGVDVFIDWDEAGRDPNVLGQQLEALAGDAFRLRVITNRGVKVYPGGLPETFCTDHWRCRFVAAREGGTVTPVQVLELLRRIHEAGLTFIKTEHLYTFDGRLGYSLAQAE, from the coding sequence ATGAGTCAGCCGCAGGAGAAACATCGGGTCACCATTGCCTATGGCGACGGCATTGGACCAGAAATCATGCGAGCTACCCTGGCCGTGCTTGAAGCGGCCGGTGCTCCTCTGGAATATGATGTGATTGAAATTGGAGAAAAAGTCTATCGCCAGGGCATTACCTCGGGCATTCCCGATGAGGCATGGGACGTGCTGCGCCGCAACCGGGTCTTCCTCAAGGCGCCGATCACTACACCCCAGGGCGGTGGCTACAAAAGCCTGAACGTAACGATTCGCAAGGCGCTGGGTCTGTTTGCCAACATACGCCCTACCAAGTCGTTGCATCCATACGTTGAAACGCCTTACCCTCACATTGATCTGGTCATTGTTCGCGAAAACGAAGAAGACCTGTACGCTGCTATTGAGCACCAGCAGACAACCGAAGTGGTACAGGCCCTTAAGCTGGTTACCCGTCCGGGAAGTGAAGGTATCATTCGCTATGCCTTCGAGTATGCCCGCGCCTACGGCCGTCGCAAAGTGACCTGCATGTCAAAGGACAACATTCTCAAGATGACCGACGGCCTGTTCCATAAAATCTTCGACGAGATTGCCGCCGAATATCCGGACATCGAAGCTGAACACCGCATCATTGACATTGGCGCCGCCCTGGTAGCTGCCCGTCCGGAGACGCTGGATGTAATTGTTACCCTGAATCTCTACGGCGACATTCTGTCCGACATTGCGGCCCAGGTGGCCGGTTCGGTAGGGCTGGGCGGCTCAGCCAATGTGGGTACGCACGCGGCTATGTTTGAGGCAATTCACGGCTCGGCACCCGACATTGCCGGCCGGGACATTGCCAACCCTTCTGGCCTGCTCAACGCTGCGGTAATGATGCTGGTGCATCTGGGGCTGGCTGACATTGCCGCCCGCATTGAAAATGCCTGGCTGCGCACCATCGAAGACGGTATCCACACGGCCGATATTTACCGTCCGGGCAAAAGTAAGCAGAAAGTGGGCACGCAGGCTTTTGCCGAGGCGGTCATTGCCCGATTGGGGCAGAACCCCCAACATCTGAAGCCTGTGCACTTCCGTAAGCCCGGCGTCTCTGTAGCGATCCGTCCCACTCCCCGCCAGCCCAAACAACTGGTAGGGGTGGATGTGTTTATCGACTGGGACGAAGCCGGGCGCGATCCCAACGTGCTGGGGCAGCAGCTTGAGGCGCTGGCCGGCGACGCATTCCGCCTGCGCGTTATCACGAATCGGGGCGTAAAGGTTTATCCCGGCGGTCTGCCGGAGACGTTTTGCACCGACCACTGGCGCTGCCGCTTCGTGGCTGCCCGCGAGGGCGGTACGGTCACCCCGGTACAGGTGTTAGAGCTGCTGCGCCGCATTCACGAAGCGGGCCTGACGTTCATCAAGACCGAGCATCTGTACACGTTCGACGGCCGGCTCGGCTACTCACTCGCCCAGGCGGAATAA
- a CDS encoding cytochrome c oxidase subunit 2A, translating into MAELQSKGPESAPPEEPDVRGTLFLTMLFLAMVVGFWVIVYYLLLNR; encoded by the coding sequence ATGGCTGAATTGCAATCCAAGGGACCGGAGTCTGCTCCGCCGGAAGAGCCTGACGTGCGGGGCACTCTGTTTCTGACCATGCTATTTCTGGCAATGGTGGTGGGTTTCTGGGTGATTGTCTACTACCTGTTGCTAAACCGTTAA
- a CDS encoding DUF192 domain-containing protein: protein MRPTITLALGIFLLFLATHCQRPAPPPPTELSIPFREDGQLAFVRNGDTLVTIAIEIAETDSARQRGLMGRTHLPERSGMLFIFEREEMQGFWMANTPLSLDIIFVNEDSQIVSIAKYTRPYSTETISSQFPARFVVEVPAGFADTYGVLEGDRIRWRRHEQSLIATRP, encoded by the coding sequence ATGCGTCCCACCATCACCCTGGCTCTGGGGATATTCCTGCTGTTTCTGGCTACCCATTGCCAACGCCCTGCGCCTCCCCCACCCACTGAGCTGTCGATCCCCTTCCGAGAAGACGGACAATTGGCCTTTGTGCGCAATGGCGATACGCTGGTGACCATTGCGATCGAAATTGCCGAGACCGACTCTGCGCGTCAGCGTGGGCTGATGGGCCGCACGCACCTGCCTGAGCGTAGCGGCATGCTCTTCATTTTTGAGCGCGAGGAAATGCAGGGTTTCTGGATGGCCAACACGCCCCTTTCGCTGGACATCATCTTTGTTAATGAGGACTCGCAGATTGTCTCCATCGCCAAATATACGCGACCGTACTCGACCGAAACGATCTCGTCGCAGTTTCCAGCGCGTTTTGTGGTAGAAGTGCCGGCCGGTTTTGCCGACACGTATGGCGTCCTAGAAGGGGATCGCATTCGCTGGCGCCGCCATGAGCAATCACTCATCGCTACCCGGCCTTAG
- the hemW gene encoding radical SAM family heme chaperone HemW: MAGLYLHIPFCKQRCIYCDFYFVTGQRLYATFVQSLCTEIAYYGQLYGRLEPIETIYFGGGTPSRLSLDEVAQLLNELARFFDLSALQEVTFEVNPEDASLDYLRGLHHLGINRLSIGVQSFYEADLRFMNRAHTAAQAETAIENARRAGFENLNIDLIFGLPDQPLEYWMANLQKAADRSIPHISTYSLTIEPRTVLYKQVERGLVQPADEETYRACYDFAMEYLEARGYVHYEISNFARPGYQSRHNHTYWRHGNYLGFGPSAHSFWWGQLPEPGAYRWANVRNIRRYEALLAQHHLPLEFREGLSYDQLAEEYLLLRLRTAEGLDLDHYAERYGVDLLSERLDELAELEAEGLIEPIRNGTLRLSRKGRHVCDAIIARLL; encoded by the coding sequence ATGGCCGGGCTTTACCTTCACATTCCTTTTTGCAAGCAACGCTGCATTTACTGCGATTTTTACTTTGTTACAGGCCAGCGGCTTTACGCAACCTTTGTACAGTCGCTCTGCACGGAGATTGCTTATTACGGGCAGCTCTACGGCCGTCTGGAGCCTATCGAGACCATTTATTTCGGGGGTGGTACCCCTTCCCGCCTGTCGCTTGACGAAGTCGCCCAGTTGCTGAACGAGCTTGCTCGCTTTTTCGACCTGTCAGCCCTCCAGGAAGTTACGTTTGAAGTTAACCCAGAAGATGCTTCGCTGGACTATCTACGGGGCCTGCACCATCTGGGGATTAACCGCCTCTCCATCGGCGTGCAGTCGTTCTATGAGGCAGACCTGCGCTTTATGAATCGGGCGCACACAGCGGCCCAGGCCGAAACAGCTATTGAAAACGCGCGTCGCGCTGGCTTTGAAAACCTTAACATTGATCTGATCTTCGGCCTGCCTGATCAGCCGCTTGAATACTGGATGGCTAACCTTCAGAAAGCAGCCGATCGCAGCATTCCCCACATTTCAACCTACAGTCTGACCATTGAACCGCGCACCGTGCTCTACAAGCAGGTAGAACGAGGCCTGGTGCAGCCAGCCGATGAAGAAACGTACCGGGCCTGTTATGATTTTGCGATGGAGTACCTGGAAGCGCGCGGTTATGTGCATTACGAGATCTCCAACTTTGCGCGCCCGGGGTACCAGTCGCGCCACAATCATACCTACTGGCGGCATGGCAACTATCTGGGCTTCGGACCGTCGGCGCATTCGTTCTGGTGGGGCCAGTTGCCCGAACCCGGTGCCTATCGCTGGGCTAACGTCCGCAACATCCGGCGTTACGAAGCCCTGCTGGCCCAGCACCACCTGCCGCTGGAATTTCGGGAAGGCCTTTCCTACGATCAATTGGCGGAAGAGTACCTGCTATTGCGCCTGCGCACCGCAGAAGGCCTGGACCTTGACCACTACGCTGAGCGCTACGGCGTTGATCTGCTCAGCGAGCGTCTGGACGAGCTGGCCGAACTAGAGGCGGAAGGGTTGATCGAACCGATTCGTAACGGCACGCTCCGCCTGAGCCGCAAAGGACGACACGTCTGCGACGCTATCATTGCACGTCTTCTCTAA
- a CDS encoding cytochrome c oxidase subunit II, with protein MKVHTYERAFLILGGVLLVLCMAALVYATVAMGIHLPGRAGEIEPGKVFTTPPFDNPGVHQTGPNQYDVVIIGQAWRFHPMEIRVPVGAELNFIATTFDVIHGFHIEGTRVNMMLIPGQISRLTYRFRKPGEYLIICHEYCGAGHHNMYGKIIVE; from the coding sequence ATGAAAGTGCATACCTACGAACGGGCTTTCCTGATACTGGGCGGCGTGCTGCTGGTGCTATGTATGGCAGCGCTCGTCTATGCGACGGTGGCGATGGGCATTCACCTGCCCGGACGCGCGGGCGAAATTGAGCCGGGTAAGGTCTTCACCACGCCGCCTTTTGATAACCCCGGTGTTCATCAGACAGGCCCTAACCAGTACGACGTAGTCATCATCGGACAGGCCTGGCGTTTTCATCCTATGGAGATCCGGGTGCCGGTCGGGGCTGAGCTGAATTTCATTGCGACGACCTTCGATGTCATTCACGGCTTTCACATTGAAGGGACGCGCGTCAATATGATGCTCATTCCCGGCCAGATCTCCCGCCTGACCTACCGGTTCCGGAAACCGGGGGAATACCTGATCATCTGCCACGAATACTGTGGCGCCGGGCATCATAACATGTATGGAAAAATCATCGTGGAATAA
- a CDS encoding carboxypeptidase regulatory-like domain-containing protein has translation MQRIFSLLLAGCLLWTGCDQTTPDETAGMVTLTGQVLDAETNDPIVGALVQLQPQGLITDTDSLGRYRFEVTIDSTMQLTLSATKTGYTSASLPVLAVPDRTIEVPVLRLTRTATEEPVSGEAANILLLSQSDQAIGVRESGSKETAELVFQVADSMGRPVVLDHAVRVRFRFGVQPGGDEYLFPEEALTDNSGRVRVHVASGTRAGIVQIVAEATVNGRTIRSQPVSLAIHGGLPDSNFFTLAPTQYNFPGWVAYGLENKITVIVGDQYGNPVKPGTAVYFTTTHGIITGSILTDAKGQGSVTLFSANPLPSDGIAIVTATTADRNQQPVTRSIPILFSGPPRVELCMLNDQNNCLNQPLVAALNQSYLLTLTDHLGNPLAPGTKLTIEAQGTKVKAVGAVDVELGDTGFRTLSAETTYDDVVRGPGITEFFFRVVADQTLDEGGSPTVEAIVINIDSPNGKLSLAFGPTPGSARILSEEGELQRDGALLKAFILKR, from the coding sequence ATGCAACGCATTTTTTCCCTCCTGCTGGCTGGCTGCTTGCTCTGGACCGGGTGTGACCAGACAACTCCGGACGAAACGGCCGGCATGGTTACCCTGACCGGTCAGGTGCTTGACGCAGAAACCAATGATCCTATTGTAGGCGCGCTGGTGCAGTTGCAACCGCAAGGTCTTATCACCGACACGGATTCGCTGGGACGCTATCGCTTCGAGGTAACGATCGATAGCACCATGCAACTGACGCTCAGCGCTACCAAAACAGGCTACACCAGCGCCTCGCTGCCGGTGCTGGCCGTACCGGATCGCACCATTGAGGTGCCGGTGCTTCGGCTGACCCGCACTGCTACCGAAGAGCCCGTTTCTGGCGAAGCAGCCAACATTTTGCTGCTGTCGCAGTCGGACCAGGCCATTGGCGTGCGCGAAAGTGGCTCAAAGGAAACAGCAGAACTGGTTTTCCAGGTAGCCGATTCCATGGGCCGCCCCGTTGTGCTTGACCATGCCGTGCGCGTGCGCTTCCGCTTCGGCGTACAGCCCGGCGGCGATGAATACCTGTTCCCGGAAGAAGCCCTGACAGATAACAGTGGGCGCGTGCGCGTGCACGTGGCCAGTGGTACCCGGGCCGGCATCGTCCAGATCGTAGCCGAAGCGACCGTAAACGGCCGCACCATCCGCTCACAGCCCGTTAGCCTGGCCATTCACGGGGGCCTCCCCGACTCGAACTTTTTCACCCTGGCTCCAACGCAGTACAATTTTCCAGGCTGGGTAGCTTACGGCCTGGAGAACAAGATCACGGTCATTGTAGGCGACCAGTATGGTAATCCTGTCAAACCCGGCACAGCCGTCTACTTTACGACCACGCATGGCATTATTACCGGCTCTATCCTGACCGACGCAAAGGGCCAGGGAAGCGTTACGCTCTTTTCAGCTAATCCGCTCCCCTCCGATGGCATCGCCATTGTCACGGCTACTACGGCCGACCGCAACCAACAGCCTGTCACGCGCAGCATTCCAATCCTCTTTTCCGGTCCTCCACGGGTTGAGCTATGCATGCTCAATGATCAGAATAACTGCCTTAACCAGCCTCTGGTCGCTGCGCTCAATCAGTCGTACTTGCTTACGTTGACCGATCATTTAGGCAATCCGCTAGCCCCAGGCACAAAACTGACCATCGAAGCCCAGGGCACCAAGGTAAAAGCGGTCGGCGCCGTTGACGTCGAGCTGGGGGACACAGGCTTCCGGACGCTGAGCGCCGAAACAACCTATGACGATGTAGTCCGAGGCCCTGGCATTACCGAGTTCTTTTTCCGCGTGGTCGCAGATCAGACGCTGGATGAAGGAGGATCCCCTACCGTAGAGGCCATTGTCATCAACATCGATAGTCCAAACGGCAAACTTTCTCTGGCATTTGGCCCGACTCCTGGCTCAGCTCGTATCCTTTCGGAAGAGGGCGAGCTGCAAAGGGACGGTGCGCTCCTGAAGGCTTTTATTTTAAAACGCTAA
- a CDS encoding NUDIX hydrolase has product MGKQKLQAGVLPVRFRNGQIEVLLITSRTVGRWVIPKGNVKRRQSPLEAARQEAYEEAGVRGRLHPEPLGRYLHGRPGDQRWVEVYLMTVAEELDDWPEQAERRRCWVPLEEARQLVYEEGLRRLLDRLPDEWERRRQGRLLTPQASRLLVLLFLLISLVLAFGGTYYLAHLLTQPEVQQRLQELQQGTPPSLSADSVRS; this is encoded by the coding sequence ATGGGTAAGCAAAAATTACAGGCAGGTGTTTTACCGGTCCGGTTCCGCAACGGACAGATCGAAGTCCTGCTGATTACCTCGCGTACGGTAGGCCGGTGGGTTATACCGAAAGGCAACGTCAAACGACGTCAATCGCCGCTTGAGGCGGCTCGCCAGGAAGCCTATGAGGAAGCCGGCGTTCGTGGACGTCTTCACCCTGAACCCCTGGGCCGCTACCTGCATGGCCGCCCAGGTGACCAGCGCTGGGTCGAAGTATATCTAATGACGGTGGCGGAAGAGCTAGACGACTGGCCCGAACAGGCCGAACGTCGTCGCTGCTGGGTTCCCCTGGAAGAGGCCCGCCAGCTCGTCTATGAAGAGGGACTTCGCCGGCTGCTGGATCGCCTTCCTGATGAATGGGAACGGCGCCGTCAGGGACGGTTGCTGACGCCTCAGGCGTCGCGCCTGCTGGTGCTCCTTTTTCTTTTGATTTCGCTGGTGCTTGCCTTTGGCGGCACGTACTACCTGGCCCACTTACTGACCCAACCCGAAGTGCAACAACGCCTGCAGGAATTGCAACAAGGCACGCCCCCTTCGCTTTCGGCTGACTCCGTCCGTTCTTAA